Proteins encoded by one window of Flavobacterium sp. N502540:
- a CDS encoding DUF3861 domain-containing protein, protein MQKRSNKYYLTLSLKEYANGETEPAKELGIEFDNHDEIFDIIEKIKAKNLFENPHEATQFALGLKLFSEIKLKHRNNPLFEELNEVFPVFMKKLKSL, encoded by the coding sequence ATGCAAAAAAGATCAAACAAATATTACCTGACTTTAAGCTTAAAAGAATACGCAAACGGCGAAACAGAACCCGCAAAAGAACTTGGAATAGAATTCGACAATCATGATGAAATATTTGATATCATCGAAAAAATAAAGGCTAAAAACCTGTTTGAAAATCCACACGAAGCTACCCAATTTGCACTTGGTCTCAAATTGTTCAGTGAAATAAAACTGAAACACCGCAACAATCCTCTTTTTGAGGAATTAAATGAAGTCTTTCCGGTTTTCATGAAAAAACTAAAAAGTTTATAA
- a CDS encoding DUF2024 family protein, translating into MKIAVWDTYVTRKDGTVMHFDILVDERTVDENQIFEYGKKYLKTVAQDGQPLTSKECKFCHIDKAPETVQSQILKQGFSIIEMENCN; encoded by the coding sequence ATGAAGATAGCAGTATGGGATACCTATGTAACCCGAAAAGACGGAACAGTAATGCATTTTGATATTCTGGTTGACGAACGTACTGTCGATGAAAACCAGATTTTTGAATATGGCAAAAAGTATCTTAAAACAGTAGCACAGGATGGGCAACCGCTGACCTCAAAGGAATGCAAATTTTGTCATATTGACAAGGCTCCTGAGACTGTGCAAAGTCAGATTCTTAAACAGGGATTTTCGATTATCGAAATGGAGAACTGTAATTAA
- a CDS encoding thioredoxin family protein, which yields MSKSIFYHAGCPVCISAEQDILSLINPAEVEVVHLGVDKFRIAEAQKAGLQSVPALVTPNGNVLHINFGASIADVIG from the coding sequence ATGAGTAAATCAATTTTTTATCATGCCGGCTGTCCGGTTTGTATTAGTGCAGAACAGGATATTTTAAGTTTAATTAACCCTGCTGAGGTTGAAGTTGTCCATCTGGGTGTCGATAAATTCAGAATTGCAGAGGCTCAAAAAGCAGGATTGCAATCGGTTCCGGCTTTGGTAACGCCAAACGGAAATGTGCTTCATATTAATTTTGGCGCTTCTATAGCAGATGTAATTGGATAG